In one Culex quinquefasciatus strain JHB chromosome 2, VPISU_Cqui_1.0_pri_paternal, whole genome shotgun sequence genomic region, the following are encoded:
- the LOC119766262 gene encoding uncharacterized protein LOC119766262, with amino-acid sequence MNIRKHTWRHPNGESCTQIDHVLVDVMDVRSYRGPNIDSDHFLVTCKIRARLSNVLTPRTARIVRLNVQRLASSDVAAEYSRKLDERINEDAPTGNLDEQWGALQSIVNTTATEVIGTTRGRKPKGWFDAECQRVTDEKNEARKRMLVKGTRRNCERYSELRRAEKRIHRRKEREYDETVLAEAEAQYNANDKRRFYATVNGVRRKTTPSL; translated from the exons ATGAACATTCGGAAGCACACCTGGCGCCACCCGAATGGCGAATCGTGCACACAAATCGATCACGTTTTGGTGGACGTGATGGACGTCCGATCGTACAGAGGACCGAACATCGACTCTGATCACTTCCTGGTAACGTGCAAGATCCGAGCTAGGCTGTCGAACGTGTTGACCCCGCGGACTGCGAGGATAGTGCGGTTGAACGTCCAGCGCCTCGCGAGCAGCGACGTTGCTGCGGAGTACAGTCGGAAGCTCGACGAGCGGATCAACGAGGACGCGCCTACGGGTAACCTGGACGAGCAATGGGGAGCCCTCCAGAGCATCGTCAACACAACGGCTACCGAAGTGATCGGCACGACCAGAGGACGCAAACCCAAAGGGTG GTTCGATGCGGAGTGCCAGCGAGTGACGGACGAGAAGAACGAGGCCAGGAAGCGTATGCTCGTTAAGGGTACGCGCCGAAACTGTGAGCGATACAGTGAGTTGCGAAGAGCAGAGAAACGAATCCACCGCCGAAAAGAACGGGAGTACGACGAAACGGTACTTGCCGAAGCGGAAGCACAGTACAACGCGAACGATAAGCGGAGGTTTTACGCGACTGTCAACGGTGTAAGAAGGAAAACCACGCCTTCCCTGTGA